TTCTACAAGATCATCAGCGAGAACTGTAGCACTTGTATTAACTCTTCAGGACATGCTAAAGAAGATATGGGAAGATTACGACCAGGCTAAATGGCTTCATGCTTTAGGAAAGGAGAACTCACCTGCTAGTACAATTCAAAAGACCATTAATTACTCTCCTTAACCTGGCACTTATCatgttttaaatctctctctctctctctctctctctctctctctctctctctctctctctctctctctgtatgttggAAAAAGaagtctccctgtgtagcccaggctagcctcaaactcactacccTACACCCTGGAATGATGACCTCGCAAGGATTCTAGCCATTTCGACTTCAGAATCGCCTGTAACACTGCTGGTCAGAAAGCCAGAGACTTCTACTCCCAAGACAGACAAGAGTCAGATAGTCTGACCTCAGGGCAGGAAACCCTGGACACTGGGCCCCTGGTTAAGAGATGTGCTGTGCTCTGAATGCTAATTTTCCGCTATAAActatatgtttgaatgcttggtcctcagctggtgaCACTGTTTTAGGGAGCCCGTGGAATCTTTGGGTTAGAGGGCTCTCTCGTAGACAGGTCACCAAGGGCAGGCCTTGAAGATATACCATCCTGGGCTCAGCCTGCCATCTCTACCTCCTGCTCCACCAAGATGTGAAAGATGTCACCTCACATTGTGGACAGCCCAGCTTTTACACCTTCCCTTGTCATGATGGATGCTGCAACTGTGACCCAGATTAAACTTCTTTTGCCTTAAGTTGCCCCTTAGATGAGGTAATTTTGTCCTAAGGACTAGAAAAGCACCTGATGGAAATCTCTAACAGGGAAATGGAATCGGTGCCAAATGACCCAGGGAAAGAGGCAGTTGCCTAGCAACACAAGGCTGATAGCAACTGCAGAGATGCCCCCCAAAGCAAATAGCATGCAGCTTTGCCCCAGGAAAACAAGACCTTGACAACACTGGATGGGTACAACTTAGCTGACCAAAATGTTTGCAACAGcacctcgggggggggggcggggatggGCAAATGACCCAGGAATGACCGTAGGAATCAAAGAGTACTTGAGATACACCtgtagggctgggtgtggtggcgctcgcctttaatcccaacactcaggaggcagaggcagacggatttctgagttcgaggccagcctggtctacagtgtgagttccaggacagccaagggtacacagagaaactctgtctcgaaaaaccaaaaaaaaaaaatacacctgtGGGATCCTTTCGATATGAGCTGTGTCTATCTTACCCATCAGGAAGACTTTTCACTAGAaaaacactgctttttttttggaactcactttgtagactaggctggcctcaaactcagaaatctgcctgcctctgcctcccaagtgctgggattaaaggcgtgcaccaccatgcccggcggccagtgctcttaacaacagAGCCAGAttctcagggtttctctgtgtagccctgagtgtTCTGAAACTTCTtcatagaacaggctggcctcaaactcattaattcacctgcctctgcctcccaagtgctgggactaaaggcgtgtaccatcatgcctgtcTGATGCTGCATGTCTTTATGTGCTTaaagggatgaggcaggaggattacaagttcaaggccagcctaggctatctAGCATGACCTTATTGtaccaggcgtggtagcacatgcttgtgTTCCCAGAACTTGGAAGTCTGAATGAAGCGCAGGGATTTTGACTTTGACCCCAGCCTGGGATGCTTAGCAAGATTGTCTCCCttaccccctgccccccccccccaggcacacACAATGTGACAAAAAGTACACAATGTAAAACTTACATCTTCACTGTTATGTGTCAAGCATGGCCACACTGCAACTATCAGTCAACAGAACTTGTTATTTAGTGATTGCAGAAACGGAATGTGCCACAGGGTATGGGCATGCAGCAAAGCTCTAAGGGAGGCCTTAACTCAAGGGGACTGGGACTGGACCAGCACTGCTCAGGCTGCCTCGAAGCAAAGGGCCCAGCTTTTTATCAGGTTCCAGTGAAGGCTGAGGTCATGGCATGTACTGGCCGCGAGGACAGCCTTGTATATTTCTTGTGTAAGATCTGGGCCAGTAGTCGTGTGGTTTTAGTATTATCCTGGTTGTTGTTATTTaagattaattatttttatttatgtgtatatatgcgtgtctgtgtgtctgccatatacatgcaggtaaacatagagaccagaagagggtattggatcccctgtagctagagttacaggttgttgGGAACTACTCAACATGGGTGTTGGCAGTGGAACTCAGgtgccctggaagagcagcaagtgttccaaacctctgagccatccctccaatcCCCAAATCCGGGTTTTTCTGGTGCACCTGCTCAGCCTGATCCCAGGGGTCAGAGTGGGAGgctgagagaagatgcacctgcATGTAGGCAACTAGGGGAGAGACACAGATGCTACTCTTAGTGGGAAAGATGAATTAAAACCCCAGAGCTCACCCACCTCTGTCCCCAGGTGGTCCTTGACTGGCTTATCACCATCCATCTCCAAAATGCTTTTGCACATTTCACAACGGTTAAACTGCATCCGTCAACTGACACACacccctttcttttaaaacacacacacacacacacacacacacacacacaaaatcagagcTTTTATTTAAAGTTAACAGTGTTTgagctccttttcttttttcttttttctttttgataatttttttttattattttctttatttacatttcaaatgctatcccgaaagttccctatacccccccgcccctgctcccctacccacccactcccactNNNNNNNNNNNNNNNNNNNNNNNNNNNNNNNNNNNNNNNNNNNNNNNNNNNNNNNNNNNNNNNNNNNNNNNNNNNcagggttgcagcccccttcagttccttgggtactttctctagctcctccattggggaccctgtgttccatccaatagctgactgtgagcatccacttcggacACACACCCCTTTCAATCAGGATATTTTAATGGAATGAGGTGTCTTGGATCTCTTAACTCAGAGAAGGCCAAAGGTACCTGAATCCAGATGCTACATAAGTTTGACACCAACAAGATCAAAGTCATCTATTTGAGCAGCATCGGGGCCATAGTtagcaaaagacaaacaaaataaaacaaaaaatatgctTATCAATCACAGAACAAGGGAGATTGGAAGGACTGAGGGTCATAGCAGACTCACCTTCCAGAGCAGAAAGGTCCTGCttccatttaaaatgttttccatagATATTCGCTTCAATATTCAATCTTAAATCTCACATATATGTCTGGATGTCCACACCTCAGAGGGTTTTAGAGACCTATTCCTCCATGGTAAGTGGTGACAAGGTCAGAGGATCCCCCGTTTAGCGAGGCCCTCAGTTCTTCTGGTTACACAGGTCCCCCCCTTCCCTTTTGTAGGTTTCCCTCACAAGGAAGCCTCGTGTCCCTGCCTCGTGAAAAAGCTCATGATTTATCCCCACCTGACGAGCTTTTTCTATCTGAtatctatttgtgtgtgcgtgcgtgcgcgcgtgaGCATGCACGTgcgcatttcttttgttttttaacttttttttgttttgttttaagatttatttatttattatatgtaagtacactccagaagagggagtcagttcttgttacagctggttatgagccaccatgtggttgctgggatttgaactccagaccttcggaagaacagtcgggtgctcttacccactgagccatctcaccagtacGTGCgcatttctgtgtgtgcagtgcacatAGATGTGCACACTTGTGCAGACAAGAGGACAACTtcagatgtcattcctcaggagccttactttttgagacagggtctctcactggcctagaattcatGAAGTGAGAAGGAATCCACCGACTTCCCTACCCCAGAGCTGGGCTTATAATCTCATGCCACTGTACCCCGgtttgttgtttggggttttgtgttgtttgtttgtttgttttgttttgttttttaatgtggactctggaaattgaactcagaccctcgTACTTACAAGCCAAGTACCTTACCAACTGCACCATCCCTCAGCCCCTGCCTGGTACCCACTGGAATTACTACTGTAGCCTTCATCTTACAACCTCTCTTTCACGCCCCTTACCCTAATTCAGAGGACAGACATcctagactagcctcaaactcacagccatcctcctgcctcagccccttaaatgctgggattgcaggtgtgcgccaccatgctcagcttctaAACTCATGTTTGaactgcctccatttcccaagggTAGTTGAGATGAATGAAAACCCACTTTAAGACTTAGGTACAACGGTAAATCTGTGATTTTACTCCTTTTTTTGTTTCCCTCCTGTGCTTcgtctccctttcatttcttcctaaTCTCGGGGGCAGGGGGCCATTTGGTCTTCCTGATTCTagctggaggagggaggaacaCCTTTGAGTGCTTTATGGGGGTGACCTATGGCCTTGCCGTCTGTCGGCTTCTGGATGTGTAGACAGCTGGGATTTTGACCGCTAAGTGGGAATGGACGCTGTGTATCAGAGAAAGTGGTGTGCTGATTCTATTTGGCCcagggagagccagggctactCTTTCATCAGCCCACAGGATTCTCACAGGGTTGGCTTCCAGGACGCACATTGACACAACTGCTCCATCCCGTAACAGAAAGACCTCTAGCCGGGCGATATGATGCATCTTAATTTTATTAGGACAAAGCGCAGGGGACAGCAGTTGCCAGGGGACAGGGAGGCACGGGAGAGTGCAGCAGAGACACTGGTGAATGGCTAGAAAGCACAGCTGCTTTCCACGAAGCGGCGACACTTCATGACCCGCAGGTAGGTCTCCGCCTTGTGTAGGTCCTTCTTGAAGCAGGAGAGCAGCCCATAGTTTTTGAGCAGCGCGTCATCACTGCGCATGTTGGCGTCAAACTTGTCATAGGTTTGCTTGAGGATCTGCCCAACACGGGGGCTGCCATCTTCCAGCTCCTGTCGAGGGAAAGATGGGAGGAAGACTCAGGAGCTGTGCCTCCCTCCACCCTAGGACCTAAGGAAAAGCCTCATAAGGCTTCATaagggaaaatgaagaagaagccTTCTCAAGAGTCTAAGGGCTGACCGGTAAACAGAGAAGAGCAGTGCGCACCCACCTAGGCTCCAGGTATAACCCCAGGCTAGGGACCCCAGTCCATCCTCACCTGCATCAGAGCCTGGATGCCCTCTTCCAGGTCCTTCAGTTTCTCATAGACACGGTCCGAGGTGCCAAACATCAGGCTGTTGGTGAAGATCCTGCTGAGGAACTGCACAGGCCCCAGCCATGACTGGATGAGCAGCAGCGAGAAGCGAAGCAATTCCATGTCCTgaggggggggaaaggggggCTGGGGGCAGTGTATTGCCTAGTGACCTCTGTCCGGGACTCCCAAGTTACCCCAGCTTCAGGGAAGAGCTGGTCCCTGGCCTGGAGTGCAGTTAGGGCTGCGTGGAGGGTAAAGAGGGTTTGTGCAGACAAGGCCTGGGGACTACTTACAGTTCTCTGCTGAGCCTCCTCCTTGCCTGTGGGGGCTGGGATGGTCTCTGAGAAGCAGAACGCAGCCTGGGCATTCTGAATGGAATAGCGCTGTCCCTCGGGAATGTAGGCACGCTCCTGGAAGAAGGGTGGTCACTGAGGGACCAGCTTGCGGCTTGCCGCGGTCATTACTATGTTATGGAGGACCCATTCTGTTTCTGTTCATCTAACGGCATTGGCTAAGATCCCTCACCCCATAGTTTCCCTCTATGACTTCCTGGGAGCAGGAGTATGGGGTGGGATCTGCCCCTTCCTGCTTCCACAGACGGGCACCCATCTCTGGGGGAACTTACGAACTCTTTGTAGGTGTCAGCAGCCAGCTGGTGCAGGTGCTGGGCTCGGAGCACAGCATTGGCAAACAGACTGGACAAGGGCATGGCGGGAAAAGCACCAGCCTcctgaggccagagcaggcagagcaggctgAAGGTCAGGAGCCAGGAGGTCCGAGagtctagagagaaagagagagagagacaggagggcagGAGAAACCTGGGAGAAATGACCGATCTCTCCCAATCCCCATAGGGACCCAGAGTGCTCCAAACATGGCAGAAGTTGGGACGCACTCACATTAGAAGCCTCAGATCCATCTTCAGGGCCCCTTGGTCCCAAACCACACCCAGAGGGATTTGCGCATGCTTACCTGTAGCCATTGCCTCGCAGTGATCTGTCCACAGGACCCCGAGCAGTTTGGAATCTGGACTCTAGGATGCTGGTCTTGGTCCCTCGCGTGCCCTTTTTATACCCTAGCTGTTTTCCTCGACCCCAGGGCTCCTGCCTTTTCCCCTATACATTTATTCATGGCCGGGGCCACTGACAGCTTGTGCTGATGGATAATTTAGAAGCTCCTCCCACTCATCGCGTCCCCACTCCTCTCCTGCGGTCATGTCCCTGACCTTATCCTCTCATCGCCAACTTTGCCAGGCTTAAGGGCATTGGTTATGCAAGATCCCAGCGACAGAGACCACCCAGTGTGTCCTTTTGAGAGCACCTTGAATCCAGGGGTAGGATActctggcagggagcaggggtTGTTTGTTCATTAGGACAAGGGGCAACAGAGCCTCTCCAAGGAGGCGATGTCCCCATGGGTGTTTCTTTTTCagttacatttgtgtgtgtgtgtgtgtgtgtgtgtgtgtgtgtgtgtctgtctgtctgtctgtccatcctcaAGTGTGAGCATGTAGGGATCAGAAGATAACTTTTGGGGATTGATTCcatctttccatcatgtgggtcccggggattgaactcaggtactaAGGTTTGACTGCAGAGGCATATACCTCCTTGGCCATTTTGTTGGCTTTATTctgtcctcttcttcttctcctcctcctcttcctcctccttgaaTCTAAATTTCTaagtctcaataaataaataaataaataaataaataaataaataaagtcctgGATTTAGAAATGGCTTATATGATAAGAGAGCTTGTtgttcttccggaggacctgagtttggttcccagcacccatgacaagtggctcacaaccacctatactccagttctaggggctctgatgccctcttctggtttccacaagCACTCTCATACATGTGacatagactcacacacatacacaccacacacctaggagaaagagagagagagagagagagagagagagagagagagagagagagagagagactgctgtAAAAGACTTCCTCAGCAGCATAAACTGGTGGAGGGCANNNNNNNNNNNNNNNNNNNNNNNNNNNNNNNNNNNNNNNNNNNNNNNNNNNNNNNNNNNNNNNNNNNNNNNNNNNNNNNNNNNNNNNNNNNNNNNNNNNNNNNNNNNNNNNNNNNNNNNNNNNNNNNNNNNNNNNNNNNNNNNNNNNNNNNNNNNNNNNNNNNNNNNNNNNNNNNNNNNNNNNNNNNNNNNNNNNNNNNNNNNNNNNNNNNNNNNNNNNNNNNNNNNNNNNNNNNNNNNNNNNNNNNNNNNNNNNNNNNNNNNNNNNNNNNNNNNNNNNNNNNNNNNNNNNNNNNNNNNNNNNNNNNNNNNNNNNNNNNNNNNNNNNNNNNNNNNNNNNNNNNNNNNNNNNNNNNNNNNNNNNNNNNNNNNNNNNNNNNNNNNNNNNNNNNNNNNNNNNNNNNNNNNNNNNNNNNNNNNNNNNNNNNNNNNNNNNNNNNNNNNNNNNNNNNNNNNNNNNNNNNNNNNNNNNNNNNNNNNNNNNNNNNNNNNNNNNNNNNNNNNNNNNNNNNNNNNNNNNNNNNNNNNNNNNNNNNNNNNNNNNNNNNNNNNNNNNNNNNNNNNNNNNNNNNNNNNNNNNNNNNNNNNNNNNNNNNNNNNNNNNNNNNNNNNNNNNNNNNNNNNNNNNNNNNNNNNNNNNNNNNNNNNNNNNNNNNNNNNNNNNNNNNNNNNNNNNNNNNNNNNNNNNNNNNNNNNNNNNNNNNNNNNNNNNNNNNNNNNNNNNNNNNNNNNNNNNNNNNNNNNNNNNNNNNNNNNNNNNNNNNNNNNNNNNNNNNNNNNNNNNNNNNNNNNNNNNNNNNNNNNNNNNNNNNNNNNNNNNNNNNNNNNNNNNNNNNNNNNNNNNNNNNNNNNNNNNNNNNNNNNNNNNNNNNNNNNNNNNNNNNNNNNNNNNNNNNNNNNNNNNNNNNNNNNNNNNNNNNNNNNNNNNNNNNNNNNNNNNNNNNNNNNNNNNNNNNNNNNNNNNNNNNNNNNNNNNNNNNNNNNNNNNNNNNNNNNNNNNNNNNNNNNNNNNNNNNNNNNNNNNNNNNNNNNNNNNNNNNNNNNNNaaaaaaaaaaaaaaacccaaaacacacacacacacacacacacacacacacacacgcaagcgaATCTCTCCAGAAGTACTTGGTTGTGGTGTCAGCAACCAACATTGAAAAACCATGTCCCTGGGGGCTACGATGTAAATGTTGGGGCCTCTACATCTCTCCCCATTGAGGACCAAAAGATATAACATCTAAACATCCCACAAGCATTTCCCAACAGCTTTTCCTGATTTGTCCAGCACTCTTA
This sequence is a window from Mus pahari chromosome 14, PAHARI_EIJ_v1.1, whole genome shotgun sequence. Protein-coding genes within it:
- the Gh1 gene encoding somatotropin translates to MATDSRTSWLLTFSLLCLLWPQEAGAFPAMPLSSLFANAVLRAQHLHQLAADTYKEFERAYIPEGQRYSIQNAQAAFCFSETIPAPTGKEEAQQRTDMELLRFSLLLIQSWLGPVQFLSRIFTNSLMFGTSDRVYEKLKDLEEGIQALMQELEDGSPRVGQILKQTYDKFDANMRSDDALLKNYGLLSCFKKDLHKAETYLRVMKCRRFVESSCAF